ACATCTTTTGGTCTGGAGTCGGGAATAAAATTTTAGACATCCACTGCTGAGTTTGAGCCCAAGTaacctcatttattttcatccaggcaaaactgtaatgaaaattCAGGAATGCTATACATTTATAATTATGTATTTGCAGTGACACTATTGCATGTGGCAGTACCATGTTTATTTAGACTTTCTGGAGcttagaatgttttttttttcttctttttttctttttttttttttctcccctaatACTAATAGAAGGGCTATTTGCTGAAAAAGCCTGTAAGGCCAAcatcagccctgcagaaacaACTGAAGGGGAAGAGACCCCCCTGAACtctatgaaatatttacaaactgCTTTAGGAGCACTGGGATGAAGTAAAGTACTTTCAAGTGTAGGCAGAAAACATAATGGATATAAAAAACCTTTCTTACCCCTTGGTgagatttgtttttgtaaacCTAGCTATGATATGAGAAAAAGCATGAGGTCACGTagtctgctgcctcctcttcccAGAGAGAAGTGGTCcctgtgctgtgttttataACTCTTCACTCTGTCTGGCTCTGACTAAGAGAGCCATAACCCACCTCCTGGGaatatttgcaatttttctaaatattttaccttGTGGAGTTTTCCCCGGTATTCCACCCAGAACAATTTAATGTGGTACTTATAAAGATACTTCAGTGTAATGATCATGATCCTGTTGATTTCCTATCTATTGCCTTAGACAACCCTAAATAATTTCTCAACCAGTATGGTGGTTATGGTCCCCAAATGTCTGTCTACCATCATGCTCCTCACCATTTAAGCACGTTATAGCTGTGTTTTGCTCTTACTGGGCCTTCACAAGCAAATTCTTTCAGATGTTCTCATGTCTATTCCTTCTTCTACGTACTCAAGACATGTTATTACATTTAAGGAAGAGGacaagcagaagggaagagaaagactAAAATGTCTTTCTGCTTCCATGCTATCCCAGCATTGTAGGCATGGAAAAACCCATTCTAGATATCTCACCCATACACAGCATTTAATTCTAACACCAGGGTTTATGATAAGGTGTTTTTACCCCACTTGTGCTTCCTCTTACATTCTTAATAAaccctttctttttattattagaaaCCCAGAGTTTTCCATTGTTGGTTGGGCAGTTCAGAGAAATGAAGCTGCCTCTAGGAGAGGTTAGATAGGAAGAGTTCCTGCACTCACATGCCTCAGTGTCAAGAGGACAGAGAACATCcttgaaaggttttgttttcaggatcTATTCCCAAGGGACTGTACAAGAGTCACTACTGAACAGCTATACAGGAGAACTGAGTTTAAAGGAAGTAATCTGGCATCCCCATAGAGCTTGTTTTCCGTGTGTATTATCCTTagtgctttaaaagaaataaataaaaaatatatatgacaGCCTTTCCTCATCAAAGCAGTCTTTAAGATTCATGAAGCTGTTCTAAAACATGTAGACGGatgattgttgttttttcattttgttttaaaaatgagacCTTTGAACTCAAAGTGGTAGAGGATTATGTACgcacatgctttaaaaattaaaaattacaatttaataAAAACGGATTTCTtattacatacatatttttttactgtggGAACACAGTAACTTGCCACAGCTTATTTCAAGTGTTAATGTCATCAGCTGTCTCATAAAAGAAGCTCTCTCAAATGCACAGAGGTACAAGTCCTCCTACAGCCAAACTCAGCTGCTCTTCACGTGAGGCTCTCCTGGGGTAAACTAGCATCCTAAAAGTAGCTTACTATCATGACACATTGACTAAGTGATTGTTATTCTAATTTTACTGAAGGAAATACAGACAAGATAAAACATTTGTCTAAAACCATAGCACAACTCAGTTAGAGGTGCATTTCACACACTGCTGTGAACTCAGTGCATTGGTTTAGTCAGTAGAACAAACTTTGCATTaggagaaactttttttcaagttaaataCTTCCCTGAGCAGAGCACATGTATCTGTATTATAGCACACTAGAAAACTAAGCAGCAAACTacactgcttttctgccttccaccattaaaaacacagctttatgCAAGTCGTCTTCTGTCTGTCTGCAAGACTTCCAGTAATAAGGTCTAGCAATAGCTGCACTCCCTATAGGATACGTGGCAACTGGGTCAGCCTGTTCACAAAATGACTTGTGATTATCAGGGTAGCTCTCTGCAGCGACAACTATACTACACCAGAATGTAATTAAATACAGACATATTAGCACTATAAAATAAGGAAGTACAAAACCAACTGTTACGGTCAGTAAttccttcagcatttccttGCATGACACAAAGAGCAGTACATGTTAGAAGCTGGGGACCTTATTTTCTAATGCCAGGACCTGCTTAAACTCAGGACTGCTATTCCTGTCACAATCCAAATGCAGCCAGGGCACCTAGGCTGGCCTCTGGGATACAGCACGCAACACAGGCTTCACTTACATTGCAGTTGACTTCACATTACGTTTCCTCTGTCTGCTTTTGCTCACCTTTAAtaaagggcagcagcagcacttaaTTAACCTGTTCAGGATTCAGAAGAGGTTAGGGGGTTGACTCTCGGTTACTCCCTCAGAGATCACTTAACTGGATTTATTCCGATCAAGAATTAAAACATCCAGCTAAACATATGCCAGTCAGCTCATAACcgcaggaaaaaaaggaattttctaacaaaacacagcagagttTGTATGGTGAAAAGAACCATTataaagggaaaggaaaaaataaatttgagctTTATTATTTGTGCATAAAATGGATGTGACACTATACTGGTAGCTGtaaaaagttgcattttcttccttactcCTCCAAATACAGTTGAAACTCTACTTCCTTTTCTAAATACACACACCGTGTTACTACTTGGCATGAGGTTTGAAGACTGAATTCCTATTTGTGAAGGTCCTGATACTCACAAAATTAACTCTTCTTGAGGGCAACATCAATCACTAAATGATAGAGCATCTGTTAGAAGCTAGGCAGCAAAGTGCCTAGTTCTATCCCTCCTGGAGTGgagaaagctgtattttctggAACAGAAGAGTTACGCTCCCAGTAAGCAATGGATTATCTTAATGTTGTGATAAACTCcaaaaaatgctgaaacatCATTATTTTAAGGCAAAGTCTCAGAGGAAGGGAAACAACCATTTTTGTAAACATAGTTCTAGAGAATTAataccacagaagaaaaaacatgaacaaTTAGGCAGGAGAGCTATTTTTGTACTCATACTTTTTTAAGttatgatttctttaaaatgacttCATTCCACCCACTTTGCTCGTTAACACTGCAAAGTCACTGTGAAAGCCAGTAAGTCATTGTCCACACTTGTttcacagctcctgctccgAGTTTCTTGCCTTCTTGGATACACTGCTGTCAGTGTCTTCCCAAAATATGTTCCTAGTGTGATGCTTTGATTCTGAGAGTGTGTTTGGTGTCAGGTTGCAAAGGGGACCTATAATCTATAATATAGATGACCAGCCACAGAAGCCTTTCATTTTCACGTGCATGACAGGACCTTCTCTCAGTCCATAAAGAGCCAGGTGACTTGAATGGACAAGGAACAGATCTGATCCCCAAGCTTCATTAACATTACGCTGCTGATCTAGCATCTAGCAAGGTGGCACATGAAGATACCGAATGCCTGCAGCATTCACTGCTCTCCCTGCAGATGCTCAGTCCTTAAGCAGGCTAAATGTGGATTCAGAAGGGTAAATGTGGCCCATCTATCAGGCTGCGTCAGGATTTTATAAACCATTACGCATATGCACATGAACAGGTCTCACTGCACCCCTGGAGTTTAAGGCTGTATATACTCACTTCATTGCAGCCAGACTATAAACCATTTTTTGATGCTTCACTCTTCCTCTTGCACACTGATGCTATTAAAGCTTTAAGTGTTTCGCATGAACACTTTACTACAGGTACCAGCGTCCATGGCTGCCGCAATAACTCAGCTGTGGAGCCTGAGAACTAGTCCCTCtaaccaaacaaaccaacagaGCAGCTCCACCCACTCACAGCCACAGCAAGAAACAAAGTGTCATGAAGCAGCCATACTTTCTCCTCAGGCATTCCCTCTCCCACCTAACACCTCCCTCCATGATGTGCTCTCCTTCCTCAACAGGAATTGCAGGCAACAGactgcttcccttcccctcgGCTGCAGGCCTGTGAGCTGGGAACAAAGCACTTCTCCTAGGGCCTACCACAGGCTCTGCGGACTTCAGCACCAGATAAATCACAAGGCATCACATGTACAACATTAGAATGCCACAGGAACATCAGTGTTGAGCAAAAGGAGTAAGATACTAACTTAGTGTAAGACAGAAATTTACCACTAcagtacatatatatttgtatctTACTCATTTCTGTAGCGTTTCGTTGATTGTGGTAAGAACCCAGGCACTTCACCCACAACACAGCCTTCAAGAGCTTAGAAAACCAGTTAGCACTTCAGTACGGGTACCGAACAAGAGCTACACAGCTCACCAAAACCACTTCTAGCATAACTGGCACTACTTGGATTAATAACCTTGGTGAAGTAAAAGTGTTGAGCTGGTACAAATTTATGTAGATTCATCGGTTTCAATGATCAGGCAGATCCCTCTAAAATACACTTAAATTTCAACaagcttgctttaaaaatgtccCCAGGTCAGTAGCTACCTACTTTGGAATGCCTCTGTATGCAAAATCAAGCACACCCCAGCCTAATTGTGCAAACACTTTCTGCCCCAATCGCTCAACACTTTGAATTGCTCTCCTTTAATACCTCAAGGCTGTTTCTCTAAGTTTGTGTGGCCTGGAAATTAAATATGCAGTTTCAAGGCACACCCAGGCAAGATGCACACATGGCCGGGCAGAGCAGCTCGCTTACATTCTATGCTTTCTGTTCCCTGACAGACACTGACAGCTAAAAATGGTAATTTATGTAAGCATTAATATTAGTGACAAAAGAGCCTAGCTATAAAAAAACCCACTGCATACCCATAAAATTGTTTTGTACTTTATAAAGTACTTCACCCCAGTCCTCCAGGCAAACTACATTCAAAATCCTCTTATTACAGTATGcttaaatattgtattttaattagtAGGGGGTCTTGAAAGCAGTTTGAACCCTCGTTTCTCAGCCTCTTCTGTAGCAGTATCTAAGTATTCAGGGTATGCATGAGAGTGCAGTGGTCAGGCAATGGAACATAAATAATTATCCAGtgtaaaacacaaaaccatAGATTTGGcagcaatttcagaaaaattatcAACAGTATTTACCTGGAGCAAAACTCATCACAATAGGCAAGGTGAGAAGCAGCAGTAGGACTAGGAAGTATTTTTTGTGGCCACATGCAAAACTGCATCAATATTAATGCAAGAAAGTAAAATAGACaataaagacaataaataattttccagaTCCAGAAAAGCTGGAACAGGGCTGCAGGCGTATGCAAGAACTGagtgccatttaaaaaaaaaatattgttgttaCTGCTTGGGTTGGAGAGGACTCTCATGACAAACTCATGTGctaaaatatacagaatatttcaactacagaaattaagaaataaaaccacaaagacCAAAGTGCACTTGCAAGGTAGATTCCAGTATTTCACAATGTGTTTCTTGTGCCCCAAACACAGCTCACATGCCAACCCCTCTCCATCCTGGGAACAGAAAGCATTACAGCTGTTCTCCAGCACTTCCAGAGTAGTTCATTATATTATCGAAGTGGCACTATTTCTTCTTGAGagctctctttccttctcccttctttgGTTTTTCCTTCCCACGGAGCTTTTTCAACCGCCTCATCTCCTCTTTAAAGTCTTGATGTTCATCCCTAAacgggggagaaaaaaacaaaaaaaaagttcgcTCAACTGCTGGGAATATAGATGGGAAAGGCCCTTAGCACTATATGGTAACAAAAGAAATCAACTTTCTTAAACAGCAAGATCCATGCTGAAACTTACTGCAATTTATTGAGTGCTACAGCTAGCGATAATTTTTGGACGAATTAATGTGATTTGTTCTTGTACTTTCAGAACTAACACGGTTGCCCATTTCAGCAagaaatctgtgtgtgtgtaattcTATCATTGTATTTATTGATATTGCTCATCTAAAcacaatggaaaacaaacaagaaaatcattGAGAATGAGAATTTCTCCCTTGGCACCTAACTCAGCAGTCTAGCAATAGCACATGGCTTTCCTACGCTACACAGGAAGTTCAGGTCATTAGCTTCTAAGAAGAGAGGGCCATGCTGAGCAGTAATTAGTACATGACATTGCTCTCGGGTGACTTCAGCGATGAGTTATGAAGAAAGCTACTGTAGAGTCTTAACACAGgaataaaacaggaaagagaaagaaggagctggcagagatAATTAATCCTCAATTATGTTCtaataaattctattttaacTGTCCCCCTATTTTTCAATGCAAAGGTATTTTTCAAAAGCCACAACTGCATCCAAAGTGGCTTAAGATCGCTgtactgctatttttaaatgcaaattttcttaaaacaaacaaacaaaaaaacaacacaaaaggcTTGCAAGTTATTATCAGGCCCTTTTAGCCTACATCCCTTCATTATGTATTTTGAAGCAGCAAACCTAATTCTCTACAAGATCTCTGTACATACAGCAGCCAGACAAGGAACCTTGATATCAAGAAGAGAAGGCAAAAGAACATTATCACTTCACCGAGGCTTTCTGTGTCAAAACACAGCTATTTTGGAACTAGTTCACATGTCCACCTAAACCAAGAGTATCCTGGATGCAGTCCTTGATGACCGGAATTGCAATGctagaaatagaaattaatcTGTCTTGACTTTACAGGGTTAGTATCTTTGCTTTTATGGGATTTCTACAGTGCTACTTGACTGAAGCCAAAGGACTGCATCTGACACCTGCTTGTGTTTTTtagaagtgcatttttttcatttagaaattacACAACTGGTTGAAGCTGAAATTAATAAGGCTACTTAAGCcatatttgaatttaatttgctttaatttatttttaaggataaaaCGCCCCTCTGGCCTAACGCACTTCTCTtctgaatttcacattttaaatgagTCATTAATATAGTGTAACACAGAAATTGCACTGAGACAGTGTTAAGACAACATCACCTTTTTGTAGCACATCGGTTTGGTGTATTTGGAACTACAGACCTATCTATCTCTGTGAAAAGGTGCCTTCCCTTTCACACAAGGTCAGAGTAAGAACCATTTCTAAATAACCAGTTGCTGAGAACTACATCTGAACTATTTCTCACAGAAAGCTGTAATCATTCCTACAGGTAAAGTTACTTAGACAgcagtcatttattttactcttccTGTCTTCAGTGCAACAATCAAGCACCTACTTCCACATGCACCATTTTCTAAACGgaacctttttctcttcctcttttccatgaagaaaaaacTACAACAAAGCTCGCAGCCACCCCCTTCCCATCTCCAGTCCTGCTCCCATCCCATAAGCAGAGAGTTTACCTGTAGAGACCAAAGTAGCGGAGTTTCTTCATGAGGGCATAGTAGGTGTTGTGAGGAGGATACCAGCTGTAGACCTCCTTCTTTTTGGCTAAAGGCTGCTCACTGAATAACTTTACTACTTTCATAGATTTTGCGTCAGTTGGCCTGACAACTTCTCCAAATATCTGAGCACTCAGACGGGCCATTCGAAGGGCGTAATTGGAAACGCTGGACATTTCCTGAGAATGACGGGGCACACATAGGCAGGTTGACCTTCCTGCGAAAGGAAACGAAAGACCCACATCTCTAAGATGACTGAGTACTGCAAACTATCCCATAATTAAGGCAATCAAAACCACTCATCGTACTCCAACCACATTTGAAGTCATTTCATTCCTTCCCTGAAATCAGTCTAATATTTAACACACAATTCTGCATATAAAGCATATGCCTACACTAATTCAGGTACAATTAATAGCCTAattagaaaagtacagaaatCAGTACGGACTACAGAAATACctacactgaaaaacattttaccaTGGCTAGTTTATTAGTAGTTCTCATTTGGCTTGCCTAAGTCTCCCTTTAAACCCCCGTCACAGGAACAGGTACAATGTGAACGCTGCCAAAAATGGTGTCCCACTGTGATGCCTCTGACTTCTACACAAGCACAAGATAAGACACCACAAAAATACACTGAGGAAGCAACCTGGACATTTTgctcttaaatatttatcacCCAATTTAAAGCACTGCATGAACTTTGTTAGAGCCAACTAGCCAAAATGGCCTATTAActgtacacagaaataaatcacatttccCTATATGAATCATACACATCCATCTCATCTCCATTCCCTTCTCTAAATTACCTCCACCAGCtttttctccattctctttgcaaaggaaaagaatcaCTTCCCCATACCAGATTCTTTTTCCAAGAAGGTCCCACACCAGCAGCCTCCCATTGTCTTTCAGCTGTTTCCCACCTAAAGACACCTCCGCAACAGAAATGCTCTAAGGGCACAACAGCCACTGTTACTAGACCATGAGAGACAACATCCAGTCACTTAAAGGGCTGCAAAGAAGGGTTTTCTCAGCAAGGTAGCTCCCCTGTGAGAGGTGACGTACGGCACAAGCGTAATCTCCTTCTGCAAGAGATTCTTGCACAGAGTTTCAGAAACATCCATCTTATGGATGTAATGGACAGGAATAAGACTCCCATGATCCTGCATTTGAAGCTGTATGTTGGCTGTACTGTGTCTGTGAATAAATGATGACCTAAGTCTCCAGAGAAATTAAGCAGCGTTCATTCATCTGCACTACGCTTcctttaaagtttaaaattcttgttttaaaaagtattgcACAGCTGATTCCAGAAGATGagcataaaaaatgaaagagtgtGGAACACAGACAAGAGTAATCAGCAGGCCAAGGCTTAGTCAATTTTAGTAGGTTAACAGGGATCTGTTGTTTAATAACACAGACCTGAAGTATTCATAACCTCGCTTCTACCCTCCAGAGGACTGATGTACAGCTGTCTGCTTTGATTTACTCCTGTTAGCACGGCACCACAGaagaagcaagaggaaaatCAAGCATGAAAATAACACACGTATTCCGAGTCAAGGAGAGTAATGGAAAGAGCAACAACAGGGAAGGCAAAGTGTCATGGGCTTCAAATGAAGGCAACAGGCCTGCTGTGGGAGAAGATGGAAGCTCTCAAATGATGGCAGGGTGGCACTCCAGCCTGAGTGCCTATTACACAAAGTAACGATCACTGGGTCTTGCTGAATTGTCCATTTCAGCACTGCCAGCCCTAACTCCTACAGGCAGATAAAGCAACAAGTTGTCCCAAAACCTCTCCATCGTATCAGGATTCTGAAGGTACACCTGGCCCAACTCAAACACAAAGCTTGCTTCATCTCCTCCAATTGCAGCCTAAAGCTGAAAATACCTGTAGCTCCTAAGTGACGCACACCAGTGGTTTGTGGGACCTGCTTTCCCCTTCAGAACCTGTAAATGAACCTAGACAGCCCCATCCAAGGCTGGAGACCACAGCTAACCCTTGTCAGCCTCAGGACCTTTGAGGGATCGGGAAGGTGAACGCTAACCTCCGGGTGCCAGAACTACCCACGTCCTGTTTTGGGGTGCCCTCGGACCCCGAGGCACTGCCAGGAAGGCGCTGTGCAGCTTTTCATCACACACACTAGCACCGTGCACACCTCTACCAAaagcaccccctcccccccgccgtGCTCGCTCCCCACAGCCTCGTGTTCCCGTTGCCCCCCATTTGCCCTTCCCAACCCGTTTCCCCGTGGCTCAGCACACGCCAGAACCGTGCCCCCCTCCCACCACCTCCAAGGCCCCGGAGCTctccccggccgccgccgccgcccgccgcccggTGCCCGAGCCCAGCGCCGCCCCTCAGAGCACCCGTGGGATccgcccgcccccggccccgggacCCCGGCCCCGAGCTGACCCGCCACGGCGCTCCGCACGGCGCATGCGCTGCGGCCGCCTCAGCACGGCGCCTGCGTGAGGGGCGGTGGCGGTTGTGGCGGCTGCGCTGTGTGGGGGTCGGGCAATAAGCGTAAATCTCCGCCGAGATCTCCTGCTCCAAGCACCCCCCTGCCGCCAATGCCGCGCACTACcccatgtccctaagcagcacgtccagcctttccttgaacacccccagggacaagTGCTTATTCTAGTAGATGTTTACCATCTTCATCGGTTACTAATGGACTGGGAAGTGCTTCATTGCTACTAGATAACCAAGTACTTCATCTTTCTAAATAGGGGACAAGTTTCTAGCATTTCTGCCCATTCGGTACCATTTTACCAGTTCTGTCTAGCCATACACCAGGCATTACTGTTGGGGTGTTTTATTTCCTCACTATACTTAAACTCTGCTTAAATTCTCCAGATActtattttaaacttcagaaCACTTTTCcctatatttattattttctgcattgctgTATTCTATGTTTTTAACTTCTGAGTGTTTCCTTCACCTTGCTGCTGAGCCAGGATTG
The nucleotide sequence above comes from Oxyura jamaicensis isolate SHBP4307 breed ruddy duck chromosome 1, BPBGC_Ojam_1.0, whole genome shotgun sequence. Encoded proteins:
- the MRPS33 gene encoding 28S ribosomal protein S33, mitochondrial, which encodes MSSVSNYALRMARLSAQIFGEVVRPTDAKSMKVVKLFSEQPLAKKKEVYSWYPPHNTYYALMKKLRYFGLYRDEHQDFKEEMRRLKKLRGKEKPKKGEGKRALKKK